The DNA sequence CAAAAGTTCTGGTTGTGCGCTGTGGCTCTCGACTTGCTATCGTGAAATGGCAGTGACTGGACTGCTTCTAGTGTCATCTATCACTCGATCTGTACTGCTGATGTGCAATCCTGTTGTGTGTCAGATTCCTCCTCCCAAAATCATCCTGCCAGCCTTGGATCACAATAATATATGCCATAGGTTGTAGATCTAGCACACAATTTAACATTATATGCGTATGATTTTTTTCCCCAATATTAACCCTTTTTTGTGGCCAACTGCTTTTGAAATTGGCACCACAGGACTCCattcttatgattttttttaaaacacttttttacaTTATTATCAATGGAAAAGTAAGGTGACTCTTTCTAAATAAATGTTTACCTTGTAATACTGAAGTCCTTACATTAAAAAGTATGGGGTGCACCAGTCTGCAGTTGTGAATTTGCTTTTTCTGTGTGTATTTTGAACATCCATACATTTGTTCTTGTGCTGTTTCCAAATTCCGATGATGCCCACCTAATGCTGAAATCCAGGCAGATATTTAATACAACCTTTTCAAGTATGTGTTGTAAACTGTGCAGAGCAACATATCTTCACACCAGCATTGGAAACACGGAGGGCATCAGAGATCCTATATTATGCATTCTGCTTTCGACAATTGACTTTCTACAATAACAAGTGATGGGGTTGAGATTTAGATAAAACGTATATAGGGTAAATACTGGCGTAAATGTGCAGAGCTTAGAGCAGGGTTtctccaggggttgctaggggttccatgagcaatgagcaatttctattTCTCAgaaaagttcccactgacaccattgaactTTTTAGCGATTTGTAAGGGggtgattcttcccaatgaccacaagtgtaaggagcactcTCCCCACTGACCATCACTCTAATGTATCGTGAGTTGTAGATATActgtagtcatttttagcaggggttccctgagactggaaagttatttaaagggttactctgtgttgaaaaagttgagaaaggcttgctcaaagcagtgattctcaactccagtattcaaggcgccccaacaggtcatgttttcaggatttccattattttgcacagatgatttgatcattttcactgccttagtaattaccacagctatttTATCTGAGAAaaatcctgaaaacaagacctgttggggcttatgctgcgtacacactatcgcacattctgacaacaaaatccatgttttttttctgacggatgttggcctaaatttgtcttgcatacacacggtcagacaaagttGGTTGggaattccaaacgtcaagaacgtggtgacgtacaacacgtacgacggaccaagaaaaatgaagttcagtagccagtgcttctcttctgctttattccgagcatgtgtgtcactttgtgcgtcagaattgtgtacacacgatcggaatttacaacggattttgttgttggaaaatttgagaaccagatctcaaattttgtgcgacggaaattccgatggaaactgtctgatggagcctacacacggtcggaatttctgacaaaaggctcccatcgaacgttttccgtcggaaaatccgaccatgtgtatggggcattcgaGTGAGTAAGCTGTGTAACAGCTGTAGCAGCTACAATCTACAAACTCTGCTGAATCAGATAATTGTCATTCCAGATAGGCAACTGCTGCCAGGCTGCAAATAAAAAGAGCAGATAGGATCACTATATTTACTGAGGCACACTTATTGCCACTCTATTTAAACTAATTgctttgtaattattattatacaggatttatatagtaccaacagtttgtgcagagctttacaacatgagggcagacggtacagttacaatacatttcaatacaggaggaatcactTTTTATACACTTGGTGACGCTTTATTTGGTGAGCCCAGAAATCTCCCTAATTGCTTCCTTTTAAACCTATGCTGGGCATCTTTTTCCAACAGTTTGTGATCTGTTTCTGCAGAGATTACATGTGCAGTGCAGTACAAAATCCTCATGAACACTTTGAACTGAACTGGTACCTGAAACAGATCCCCTTTTTAACTCCACAGTCCAGTCTCCTGATTGCTGCTTTTCAGATTGCACAATGCAGACCACAAGCAGGCTAAATATAACAAATGTAGTTTTGCACAGACCCAGGCATGTGATGACAGTTAGCAAAGTTTAAAAAACATTGATTGCAATTCCTCTGCGTATGAAGAGAATAAAAGTCATTTTCCAGACTCTAAATTTGTGCTTGTTGCAGGGAAGGAGCAGTTGTCTTTTGGAATGTTGAAGAAAAAACTGTgagtacatatattttattatttctgtCCAGCCACAGGTAgatttatacatatacagtatgtaaatattGCTGGTAGCTCTTTTATGCattgtagcctttttttttttgtttagaaataaTAATGCTGTTACAGTAACATTAATAGGGATATTACAAAATGAAAGGGGATAATAGGATCTTTTTTCTGTAGTTAACATATAATTGTGATTTTCTTATCAAGATGAAACATGTTATGCAAATTCTGGAGCGCCATGAAATTCAGCCTTATGAAGTTGCTCTGGTTCACTGGGAAAACGAAGAGATAAACTACAGCTTCAGAGAGTATGTTTAATTTTATTTCTCCAAGATGCTTCTGGTAATGCTGCTACAAATTCACATTAACATTTCTATTTTTGCATAAAGATAAGATGCATATAAATACTTTATTTGCCTTTTCTCATagtactctttacagcagcaatattATAATTCATCATACCCACACATTCATACCTACTAAAATACATATCCACATGtctcaccttaaagtggttgctACCTTTCTAAAGgattcactggcagcccctctatttTTTTCCAGGGATAAtgcactctaatgccgcatacacatgatcggacactccgacaacaaaatccatggatttatttccgacagatgttggctcaaacttgtcttgcatacacacggtcacacaaagaacgtcaaaaacgcagtgacgtacaacacgtacgacgagccaagaaaaattaagttcaatagccagtgcggctcttctgcttgattccgagcatgcgtggaactttgtgcgtcggaattgtgtacacacaatcggaatttacgacaacggattttgttgtcggaaaatttgagatccagatctcaaattttgtgtgacggaaattccgatggaaaatgtccgatggagcctacacatggtcggaatttccgacaacaagctcccatcaaacattttccgttggaaaatccggccgcgtgtacagggcattagtgttatttATAAAAGAAGCCTCTAAATACAGTTTTTTCAGCTATTTTCAGCCACGTGACTCCCAGACGCTCtgctactccgatccagggctacagcgggaaGGGCCGAAATCTCCCTCTGACGGCAGCCAGGGAAGTCAATGGCCGCTCGGcacccctcccgctgtagccctggattgGAGTAGGTGAACGTCCGGGAGTCACGTGACAGGATGAATATAGCTGAGAAAAACACTTACAGAGTGCATTATCCCTGGATAAAACAGACCATTATTAACTTTTTGTAACTACTAATagcagcaggaaggggggggggctgagacaccgacacggagctgacagggagggaggggtgagggggacagaggagaactgcagatgacggaggcatagGTTGTTTATTTATGCTGGAGCCTTCAGGTGCAGGCAGCCCATGTTATGTTTATGTCTGCGTTCAGAGCTGCAAGCTCACACGGTTGCCAAAACGAATACGAAAGGCTGTGTCTGTACAGCCGCTGCATCCCCATAGACTTACTGtacatgggctgcctgcacacagcatgtaacatacagtgggacaaaaaagttgcacaattggtggctgactaaatacctttttgccccactgtatactttcTTACATTCTGTGCCTGGTAGCTTAATGGACAACACAGCCCTAGGGAAAAACTATACTTTAAGTGTTTAGTGTACAATTTAATTGTCCCAAACCGGCTGCTTTATTTCTTATTTCTTACCATTCAAGGTGGGTTTAATAGACAAATTATAGTATGCTGGATAGAGGTATAACGGTAAATAAAAATATTAGTCTGCTATTTTATAGAAATATACCCAGCATCCATTGCCTTATATTTTGCAAAATTCAGGATGAGGTACAGTCAggtcctgatttggatgtaaataccctcaaattaaagctgaaagtctgcagttaaagcacatcttgttaatttcatttcaaatccattgtggtggtgtatagagccaaaagattagaattctgtcgatgtcccaatatttatggacctgactttaaGTTTGGCCATCTTGGGGCAGTAGGTTTTTTGCTGCCTCTAACAATTACATATTAAAGCATCAGTCACCTATCAAATTCAAATGAGCCTTGTTGTGTAAATATGATTTGGTGGCAAATCAAATAGAGCCATCACCTGATCATGTGAGGAGCTGGCTAGATTCAAACTGCAGAGCACTACTGAGAACTgaggttaaagctgaattccaggtaaagAAGCCAGATTTGTATttgtgtccatccagtcctgaaatttacacagctctccCAGACAGGACAAACCGCCTGGAGACCTGCCTTTTCTGTAGTGAACTTAAGTAAAACAACGAGGTCTTGTCCCTACCCTTAGCTTGTGACTgagcagtgaaggagaagcagcagactaatgagctcatctctctgtctctgtgtttgCTCCTGCTGGCAGTATGTCCCTTGTCAGCTTCTTCTATTCTTGGATTGGCGAtctctttttctggctggaatttaGCTATAATGTTAAAgcaaaactttacccataacaacttgataaaaataatgtagtttagcaaggaacatacattccacattattaattGTGTTACCAAAATTAGtgtttgctgtaaattgcctccagcattgttcccatttcttcttgctggaggctgccattttgctgaagcccagagcccctgaatgGGAGTATATCagaaagcggaactaaacccatcgatttaatggttttaaaaaacagttacattcctggaatgccgggattgctaactgtcacatttgcttgtgtcctcaaccaaactgtcaaaccatcaaatggctggtgtcataactgatcacatgtcagttgcagatcaaacagaagcagctaccttggctgtaaaggattctgctttaaggctgtcagcacatCGGTCTCTACAAacttggcagtgcctaaaaatgggaGCAACAGAGTAggttgagacagtgtattactggattttacacagtttaggcacttatttttaatgatttacatagctatacctgcaaaaggggccagcctgaagtggtTTAGGAGCaccgctgtatcttggcctaggccgacaaggcccaggcctagggcggcactttgcagagGGGCGCCAAAAATGCACCCCTCCCTGGAAGAAAAAAACAGCCTCCTCCTGCTCCCGCAAGAGTCCCAGTCGGCTTGCGATACACTTTTATTTTAGTGCCAGTCTTTTGGGGTGGACTGGGACGGGGGCAGGGTCCAGGAGACAAATCGGTCTGGCGCCTCCATAAAGCGGTCGCACTGCTGCCTGCCGGTATGATAATACTGGTCGGTGAGGACGTTGGGACAGACCTGCAGCCGCACTTAATACAACTGGTGGGCGCCAATACTAGTAAGTGTGGCACTGCAGGTCTTAGCAGTCTAATGCtacgcctaccctcctccacaggATCCTTGGGAGGAAGTTCCCATATGTAACTTCCTCCCGGGCTCTGTGTCAATAGCgcggagaagagaggagggaagcccccAGGTATGTGGCGATGGCAAGCACGCATCATTTCAATATATATCATTCATTTAATTTCTTTAAACATCCTTGAGCGAGCATATTGAATTGCATCCTATACAATTAAGACTTTTAATTGTATAGGATGCAATAATATTTTGGACCTGCTCACCTATATCATATGTGCTATCACAATACGTCCCTGGATTAGTAAGATTACTCCTATCTTGTAAGATATTTGGACTTGTGTTTGCTGCCACTGATTTTTTTCACGTAATTGTATAATGACTAGGGACTTCTTagtcattatacaaataagtgaaataattcTATGATTACAATCAGTGGTAGCAAACACAAGTCCAAATATCTTACAAGATAGGAGTAATCTTACTAATCCTTTGACATATTGTGACAtagtggctgcactgatggcctctgatgaggcggcactgatggcctctgatgaggcggcactgatggcctctgatgaggcggcactgatggcctctgatgaggcggcactgatggcctctgatgaggcagcactgatggcctctgatgaggcagcactgatggcctctgatgaggcagcactgatggccactgatgaggcggcactgatggccactgatgaggctgcactgatgaggtggaactaatgagcaacactgataagctgcactgataaggcagggaTGATATgttgcattgacgggcactgatgaggccaaaattatggccactgatgaggcgcactgataagcttcactgatggggccgcactgatatgctgcactaatggacactgatgggctgcactgatgaggctgtactgatgcaCTGTACAAAATATGTAATAAGTTATAATATATAagttttaatgtacagagaggaagaggtggagctctatgaGGAAAAGGTGGagtctaaagaggaaggggtgtggtttacagaagACAGGGCGAtacttaaacaggaaggggtgtagcCTCAACAGGAAggagtgggtcatatttaaattagggggtgcacgagtttagtcaggcctagggcagcacaaaacctaaatacaccactgtctaggaggacttaattttctgactaaagttccactttaatttggtGAATCTGATCATTTCAGCAAAGCCACTGCACTTACTGTTTATTGATGGGCTTCACTTGGTACCTGGAGTTGCTTTGTGTTTATGTTTACTAGTAATCCACACTTCCTCTGTGTTTCTGCAGGGGACACTCTAAGCTTGTAAAAGGTGAAATTGTGTTGAATTCCCAGCTGGAAGCAGATGAGGTCATTCTAGAAAAATTTGCCTTTTCTAATGCTCTTTGCCTCTCTGGTGAGTCTTATGACAATAAAATGTGGGGCAGAGTTTGTAAGACTATTGCTTTTTGACTGCTATGGACTGCCACAATAAAATTTTAATTTGTCAGGAAAAAtgtatgggggctgccattgctggctccattctgaaaatgctagctattTGGCTTTAAAAATTTGAGTCACAGACAGCCATTTTGTAAATGAGTGGCAGAAAATTGTAAGAATAGGCTTGCTGCTAGTCAGTGGCTCAGAAAACATTAAAGCCCAAGCATATGCATAACAGTCAGGAACCTACTTCCAATTTcagactaatttttttgttttgccatccccaagcagtttaaaaaaatatatcttcaATTTGAAGGTGTCCCCCACAGTACTTCATTTTCactacaagatgtcctcagtcttctgggttgaagaAATTAGGAAATTTTGAAACACAGTGGTATGCAAAAGCTAGAAGATATTGTCACCAGTCGGGGGCTACGGCTGGCTGAACATATCCTGTGCCAACCCAACAACCATGCCACCTAGAATAAAGTAGAAACAGGGAAGACCGTCAACAACCTGGTGGCCTGAAAGCCATTGAGGGTCCATGGTATGCCCAATGCACCACATTTTGCAGGATTAACTATATCTGAGAGCCCAGAGTTGGGCTTAAGaagagaggtcagcaatgacagcctatGTAATAAGTGTACTTTAAAGtatccattggagagatttacttTGATTTCCTGGCTAAAacaagaagtaagaggaaatccccacaaaataagggaattccttggggacccccaggccactaGAATTAGTacccccattggaagacttcccctctattacttttttggggacaatccaaaatgtggggtttttctttcactttcaatgataacggtaaacagaacaaatagagagggtgaatctccggcAGCACAGGCAGCGATAAAAATTGAAAGGCGTGCTAATTcctctccactttgtccaaaactaaataaaaagttttgcctttagtaaagtttagttataatttaaagcggaccttcagtaattttttcaactttccatctattaaatcttctgcccttgttgttataactttggatagtaaaacatttcttttccgccagtaaataccttatacagcccacttcctgttccttgtctggtaaaaagcctaggcttatgacatcatgcacagctctctctctcactctcgtgagagtttgccaggaaggaaggggggatgagtcataagagggccaatgtgagctgcagggctgcagatctggaggtgtgcctctgtgtaaatccaggaagtgaataggcagcagcttcagctgcccacagttaaaatggctgcagccagacctaatagagggagatttctgcaacatatttggcaagtatatataaaatattatgcaaagtggttggagggaagcttcagaatggtaaagatgtttttattacaaattatgtgagcagactgcagttcctctttaagtctcatgttaaaaaaagatacattttcctCCTGCTCATTACTTTTTCCTGTTGGACCTGAGCATGTTATAGTTTTGGTACTTATGTAAGCTGcactgttttgttgttttattgtatAGTGCCTTGAGCCAGGAAATGCCCAAATGGCTTTTACAGGCCATAGACAGTGCGGatttccccccagcccccccccccccccatcaacacagaccgtgCTGACAGGGAAATCCATCCTGCCGAGgcattgtattctcccagtggtggggggggaaggggggaaaacgtaaaatctggcaggctggttgtacccaagttgatcaaccgatcaacttggtacattcagcctgcccatacacgttCAAATCTCTATGGCCAGCCTTTATTTTATACTCTAAAAAATATAAAAGGCAATAAAAAATTATAAACGAATAATAAAAAAGGATACATGTTCAGTCTTGGGACGTTTGGTTGGTAACAATAGCTAGTTGGCCTGTTTTCTGTGTTTTTAAAAATCTGTATACATTTGAAACAGTTAATCAAATAGCTAACTTGATATTGTTCAGTGCTAAAAGCCagtaatgtttttttattattattatttatttatttctttatttttaaacaGTGAAACTGGCCATGTGGGAGTCTACCCTTGACAGATTTGTAGAGTCTATCCAGTCAATTCCAGAGGCAAGTCAAAGACTCCCCTTTAGAATATTGATATATGCAAATGTTCTATATGTATGTACCTATGATATTGTTAAACATATTTGAAGGGCATATGTAGATGTTTTGTATATCATGTATCACAATTACTTTAACACTGTAAAATACGTTTGTTATTTTTCAGATGTTGAAAGCCAGAAAAAAAGTCAAACTGACTCATGATGATGTAATGCAAAAAATTGGAGAGTTATTCGCACTAAGGTAAACTTATTAAATGCTTATTACAGACACTTGTCATAGGTATTATTATAtacttgtatattattattatatattattaatatattatttttatggTTTTATTTTAAAGAAGTATATAAGGGCTTCACTCCGACAGCTAAATATAAAGTTGAAACATACAGTATGTTGGAAATGTTTAAACTGACAGATATTTATTTTTGTCCTTACTGTCTTCTTTTAGACACCGTATAAATCTAAGTTCGGACCTTCTCATCACACCAGACTTCTACTGGGACAGAGAAAACCTAGAGCTTCTCTATGATAAAACATGTCAGTTTCTCAGCATAAACCGCAGGG is a window from the Aquarana catesbeiana isolate 2022-GZ linkage group LG03, ASM4218655v1, whole genome shotgun sequence genome containing:
- the RMND1 gene encoding required for meiotic nuclear division protein 1 homolog isoform X2, whose product is MCRLLRKTPYLFTQACRTSCLNKQFNNVDLKYGLLTSNKRTNNLSAISDMMQCVAFATADEFHLGTLCHDLVSSGYSELLSLPRDASNVLLVEATNISKEYDSGLIFFFREGAVVFWNVEEKTMKHVMQILERHEIQPYEVALVHWENEEINYSFREGHSKLVKGEIVLNSQLEADEVILEKFAFSNALCLSVKLAMWESTLDRFVESIQSIPEMLKARKKVKLTHDDVMQKIGELFALRHRINLSSDLLITPDFYWDRENLELLYDKTCQFLSINRRVKVINEKLQHCTELTDLMRNHLNEKHALRLEWMIVILITIEVLFELGRVIF
- the RMND1 gene encoding required for meiotic nuclear division protein 1 homolog isoform X3, encoding MLENEDMMQCVAFATADEFHLGTLCHDLVSSGYSELLSLPRDASNVLLVEATNISKEYDSGLIFFFREGAVVFWNVEEKTMKHVMQILERHEIQPYEVALVHWENEEINYSFREGHSKLVKGEIVLNSQLEADEVILEKFAFSNALCLSVKLAMWESTLDRFVESIQSIPEMLKARKKVKLTHDDVMQKIGELFALRHRINLSSDLLITPDFYWDRENLELLYDKTCQFLSINRRVKVINEKLQHCTELTDLMRNHLNEKHALRLEWMIVILITIEVLFELGRVIF